The proteins below come from a single Psychrobacter sp. FDAARGOS_221 genomic window:
- a CDS encoding oxidative damage protection protein, with amino-acid sequence MTATFDPKANMVFCRKYKQELPKMPKPPFPNPKGEELQNTVSKKAWDEWLELQTMLINENHLSVIDPEAKKFLSEQREKFLDNEDYERPSGYTPESDSK; translated from the coding sequence ATGACAGCTACTTTTGATCCGAAAGCCAATATGGTGTTTTGCCGCAAATATAAGCAAGAGTTACCAAAAATGCCAAAACCGCCTTTTCCTAATCCAAAGGGCGAAGAGCTGCAAAACACAGTATCTAAAAAAGCATGGGATGAGTGGCTAGAATTACAAACCATGCTGATTAACGAAAATCACTTAAGCGTGATTGACCCTGAGGCTAAAAAGTTCTTAAGTGAACAGCGCGAGAAGTTCTTAGACAATGAGGACTACGAGCGTCCATCAGGATATACGCCTGAGTCTGACAGCAAGTAA
- the argH gene encoding argininosuccinate lyase — protein MTANTTNNSSNDTISTPAKTSGQGQQMWGGRFSEATDSFVAAFTASVGFDQRFARHDIQGSIAHATMLGKCGILTQDEVDTIIDGLHQVQQEIDAGEFNWSIALEDVHMNVESRLTDLIGTVGKKLHTGRSRNDQVATDIRLWLREEVDNIVALLVKLQAGLLNLAEQHTDTIMPGFTHLQTAQPVSFGHHVMAWFEMLNRDTERLIDARRRINQMPLGSAALAGTTFPIDRTITAELLDFEGICENSLDAVSDRDFAIEFTAAASILMMHLSRMSEEIILWMSAQFGFVQIPDRFCTGSSIMPQKKNPDVPELVRGKAARVFGQLTTLLTLMKNQPLAYNKDNQEDKEPLFDCVDTLTGSLLAFVDMLPNIIPNKKNMRAATMKGYATATDLADYLVRRGVAFRDAHEVVGNAVALAINEGVDLSELQLEQLQQFSDAIGDDVFDYLTLEGSLAARDHLGGTAPNQVTQAVARGRQRIAKYNIDTQ, from the coding sequence ATGACTGCAAACACCACAAATAATTCATCGAACGACACTATCTCTACCCCAGCCAAAACAAGTGGCCAAGGCCAACAAATGTGGGGCGGCCGCTTTAGCGAAGCGACTGACAGCTTTGTTGCTGCCTTTACTGCATCGGTAGGCTTTGACCAACGCTTTGCCAGACATGACATTCAAGGCTCTATCGCTCATGCGACTATGCTTGGCAAATGTGGCATTTTGACTCAAGATGAAGTAGACACCATTATTGATGGTCTGCATCAAGTACAACAAGAGATTGACGCCGGTGAATTTAACTGGTCGATCGCATTAGAAGACGTGCATATGAACGTCGAATCTCGCTTAACCGATCTAATCGGTACTGTGGGTAAAAAGCTACACACTGGTCGTAGCCGTAACGACCAAGTGGCCACCGACATCCGTCTTTGGTTACGTGAAGAGGTCGATAATATTGTGGCGCTATTAGTCAAGCTACAAGCGGGTCTATTGAACCTAGCAGAACAGCACACCGATACTATTATGCCTGGCTTTACGCATCTACAAACTGCACAACCTGTGAGCTTCGGTCATCATGTGATGGCATGGTTTGAGATGTTAAATCGTGATACTGAGCGCTTAATTGATGCGCGTCGCCGTATCAATCAGATGCCTCTTGGTAGTGCAGCGCTTGCGGGCACTACGTTCCCAATTGACCGTACTATTACCGCTGAACTATTAGACTTCGAAGGTATCTGCGAAAACTCGCTAGATGCGGTGTCAGATCGTGACTTCGCCATTGAGTTTACCGCTGCTGCTTCTATTTTGATGATGCATTTATCACGCATGAGTGAAGAGATTATCTTATGGATGTCAGCGCAGTTTGGTTTTGTGCAGATTCCAGATCGCTTCTGTACTGGCTCATCAATCATGCCTCAGAAGAAAAACCCAGATGTACCCGAGTTAGTCCGTGGTAAAGCGGCCCGTGTGTTCGGTCAATTAACCACATTATTAACCTTAATGAAAAACCAACCGCTGGCCTATAACAAAGACAACCAAGAAGACAAAGAGCCTTTATTCGATTGCGTTGACACCTTGACCGGCTCGCTACTTGCATTTGTCGACATGTTGCCTAATATAATACCTAACAAAAAAAATATGCGTGCAGCGACAATGAAGGGCTATGCAACTGCCACAGACTTGGCAGATTACTTGGTACGCCGTGGTGTTGCCTTCCGTGACGCTCATGAAGTGGTCGGTAACGCGGTTGCATTGGCAATAAATGAAGGTGTCGACTTAAGTGAGCTACAGCTTGAGCAGTTGCAGCAGTTCAGTGACGCCATTGGTGATGATGTGTTCGATTATCTGACTTTAGAAGGATCACTTGCGGCGCGTGATCACTTAGGCGGTACTGCACCAAATCAAGTGACACAAGCCGTGGCCCGTGGTCGTCAACGCATAGCAAAATACAATATCGATACTCAATAA